ttaagtaggattaatattaattagaattgaatagggattggtatttgttggagtctaattaggattagctagttgagttataatataattagaatttgagtcatgataggttattagagtcctagtagactttggatgttataattagaattagaatcataataggttattagagtcctagtagactttggatttcttagagaagcctatcaATAGGCTAAttaatgtaaatcaaaggaatgaattttgatgaataatattatactttctttcattgcaaggttgcaaccctcaatggtgagactccattgattttcttctaggtgagactcctagaaggctttagtgagactctaaggttttccatattttcttcattgtttcttctttctctctatttcttatcttataattttctctaccataaagtttattccttgttcctctccttacaccctaaaaataaaaccctagcccacctacccttgagtgtaggcaaccatcctagggttgtcctacatcacttTTAGTGTCAGATAATTGTGACAACCTATTTAATGGGTTTGTGTAGGTTGTTTTGCCAAGACCGGTCTCTGATCACTTCCCCGTTTTGCTCGATGGAGGAGGCCTGAGAAAGGGACCCTCCTCTTTCAGATTTGAGAATGTGTGGTTGGAGGAAGAAGGGTTCAAGGCTTAGGTTAAGAATTGGTGGGTGAGCTTTAATTTTACTGGGACTTTCAACTTTGTTTTAGATGCAAAATTGAGAGCCTTAAAAGCAGTTTTGAAGACTTGGAATAAAGAAATGTTTGGTTTCATTGAGGCTAGAAAGGGAAAAGCTCTCAACTAGATTGTGTATTGGGATGAGAAGGAGAAAGGTTCTGCCCTAAATTTGGAAAAGTCTGAAGCTAGAAAAGAAGCTAAGGAGTCTTATAAGAATTGGGTTATGAGTGAGGAAATCttttggagacaaaaatcaagggAAGTGTGGTTGAAGAAGGGGGATAATAACACCAGATTCTTCCACAGGATGGCGAATGCTCAGAGTAGAAGGAACTGGCTATCCAAGGTAAAAGTGAATAGTTGTTGGTATACCAAGGAGAATGAATTAAAAGCTAGTGTGGTTGGGGTGTTTCATAACCTCTTTTCAGTTTTAGAAGAGAGGGGTGTTGTCCTAGTATTAAAGGGTTGTCCTTTGCGGGCTTAGATAGCAATGAGGTAAAGAGACTAGAGCTTCTTTTTTCGGAAGAAGAGGTGTTTGTTGCTCTCTTGGATCTAGGCAAGGACAAAGCTCTTGGTCTAGACGGTTACACCATGGCGTTTTGGCCTTTTTGTAGGGATGGTTTGAAGGCAGaggttttggatttttttaaggaattccATGAGGGGGGCAAATTTGTCAAGTCTTCAAATGCTACTTTCCTGGTTCTTGTTCCAATGTGGGCAACCTCTATAAGTTGCTAGCTAAGGTGTTGGCCAATATACTTAAAAAGGTAATGGGCAAAGTGATTATGGAGTCCCAAAATGTTTTTGTGGAGGGCAGATAGATTTTAGTTACAGTtttgattgcaaatgaggtCGTGGACTCAAGGTTGAAAAGCAATGAAGGTGGTGTGTTGTGcaagttggatatagagaaaGCGTATGATCATGTGAATTGGAAGTTCTTGTTTGCAGTACCAAGAAAGATGGGCTTTGAGGAGAGATGAATTAACTGGGTAGAATGGTGCATCTCTAttgtgaaattttttgtttgagtaAATGGATCTCCTCATGGTTTTTTCCAAAGTTTGAagggtttgagacaaggagatcccctctCCCCTTATTTATTCGTGATAGCCATGGAGGTGTTTAGTTATCTCTTGAGGAGGGGTATTAATGGGGGCTTCTTATCTAGTTGGTGGGTGAGGGGTAGGAGTGGTGATGAGATTCTATTATCGCACTTGTTATTTGCTGATGATACTTTGGTGTTTTGTGTGGCGTCTCAAGACCAGATGACTTATCTAAGCTGGCTTcgtatgtggtttgaggcttgtTTGGGTTTGAGATTcaatttggataaaagtgagCTAATTCTGGTGGGTATGGTGCATAATATAGAGGACTTGGCCTTGGAGTTGGGGTGTAAAGTGGGCAGCCTTCCTTCCCgctatttgggtcttccttgGGGGGCCTATTTCAAATTTGTGGCGGTTTGGGATGGTGTTGAAGAGAGATTTCGAAAAAGGTTAGCCATGTGAAAAAGACAGTATATCTCAAAAGGAGGCGGACTCATTTTAATTCGAAACACTTTGTCTAGCATGTCTATCTATTTCATGTCTCTCTTTTGCATGCCAAGAAAAGGGAGGTTGAGGTTGGAGAAGATAcagagggattttctttggggtggtggGTCTCTTGTGCAGAATCCACATCTTTTGAGTTGTAAAATAGTTTGTTTGGAGAAAAGGAAAGGTGGTTTGGGTGTAAGAAATCTCTCTTTGATGAATATAGCCCTCTTATGCAAGTGGAGTTGGTTGTATGCCAATGAAAAGGAAGCCCTTTGGAAGCATGTCATCAGTCAAAAGTATAGTGAAGATGAAGGGAGGTGGCGTTCTTGCAAGGTGAGTGAGAGGTTTGGTGTGGGTTGTGGAAAGCTATTAGGAAGGAGTAGAATTATTTGACTGGCGGGTTGACCTTCCAAGTGGGCAATGGGCAAAGAGTGAGATTCTGGatggacaagtggtgtggagatgagtCACTTTGTGAATCCTTCCCTTCCTTATTTACCCTTTCTTCGTCTAAGGAAGCTTGGGTGGTAGATGTTTGGAACCCTGAAGGAGAAGGGGGTGGATGGATCCTTCTTTTCTCTAGggcctttaatgattgggagttagatTTGGTGGAGCATTTTTTGCAAAAGATTCAAGTAATTAGGATTCTTAGGGATGTGGAAGATAGAGTGATTTGGATAGCTTCGAGGTGTGGGACCTTTTCGGTCAAATCTCTCTATTCCATCTTGAAACTCGGAGATCCCCCTTTTTTCCCTAGTAGTAGTACCTGGAGATCGAGTGCGCCTCCTAAGGtggctttctttgcttgggaggcttcttagGGGGAGTTTTAACTTTGGAccaacttcaaaggagggggtACTTTTTGGAAAATAGGTGTTTCCTTTGCCTCTTTGAAGCAAAGATGGTTGATCACCTTCTTTTTCACTGTGCAAAGACTCGGGTTCtttggaattttcttttctccttctttggTGCATCTTGGATTCTTTCTTGTTTAGTGAAGAAAACTCTTCTTGGGTGGCATGAGTTGTTTGTGGGTAAAACTCGTAAAAAGGCTTGGCAAGTCAcccctttatatatattttggatagtgtggaaggaaaggaatttgATAGCATTTGACAATGAGGAGTTATCATTCCAAAGatggaaaaattcttttgtatgtaacctGTGGTCTTGGTCTAAGGTGTCTATAGATATGAACCCTATTTCTCTTATaagtttcattgattggttaggttTTAAGTAAGGGTATGTGAtgttttttgcttctttccCTCCCCATCTGGTTTGAGCCTTTAGGCTTTTtttgtatacttcttgtatACTCTGAGAGCACTATTTTTGGTGTCTCCTCTTTACTTTTTATACAacttttctttacctatcaaaaataaaaataaaaataatgttgagGTGAAAAGTCAGGCAAAAGGTAAATTTATTGGCATTATTGGACTTGTGCACGCTCTTTTGCAAATGGGGAtgtaatacatggaagaagTTGATTGTAGAGGTGTAAAGGGTGAAAGAAGAATTTGAAGTtgttaaagaattttaaaaggaaattgcGAATGTAACTTTGTGTGCCCATTATTGTTTATTTaccattttatttcattccattttttgttttacaaaaataattttgtcacTGTTGGTGTTATTGTGTTATTATTGTTACTGACTTATTGATACTATTGTTactgtttgataaaatttattgtGATAATGATGTATGGTTGTTTATGGTAGCAAGTTAACAATGGTGCTATAGTTGTCGAGGATTGTGGCATTCTTTGATAATATAATGCACTAAATGCATCTGATTATGACTCAGTAATATGCACTATTTGTTTTGAATTAGGTTTGTCTGAACACATTTTTGTCTTCATGGATTCTTCCATCCCTTTGTTTTTGAACATATATTGCTCTTTTAGCTTGAACTATGGAGGAAATGGAGCATAGTTATTGTTGATGCTGAAAAGTTGGATAGAAGATAAATTTATTAGCATCATTGGATGTGTACACGTGCTATTTGGATGATGATGTAACCGgtggaaaaagaaattgattataaatataatttgtgGACAAAATTGTGTAGGATGGTGTAATAGGCtgaagaagaatttgaagagCCATGAAAGAAGTCTAAAAGGTAAGGAATGTGGTGACTGTATGGATGTCCCATATGAAATGATAAGTTATGGTTCCCACATGCACGACACAACACAGAATGCTGAATAATTAAGAAGCAACATTAGGATAGAATGCACATTGTTAATGCAAATGCTCGGATGGATGATCAGATGTATGTGCGAGAACTTTGAGAAAGCGCTGATAGGTGATGAAATTAGAGTTGTTTAAAGTGATTTGTTTTATGGCACAAAGATGGAGTGCTTGTTTGAACCCTCAAGTTGAAGTCAAATGTGCTACAAGGGTAACAGAAAAAGCAGAAAGGGTGTGATTTCTGGTGCAAGAGCTAAGAAAGTACCCATAGTTGGAATTAGGCTTAGTTGGTATGGACATTTCTTGCATGGTAGTGAAGTTGGACAATGCTTTCTGTTCTCATGGTAGAGGTCATTGTCACCATCATTTAGGCATATACATGTTCAATGGTGTTATTTTTTAGCTCCTCATTATACACTGATATTCTTTGTTGTCTACAGGTGTTCACTTTTGGGTCTGTTCCCCTCAAGACTTATTTGCCTGATGGAGATATTGACTTGGCAGCCTTCAGtaacaatcaaaatttgaagGACACATGGGCTAATCAGGTCCGTGACATGCTACAGAGTGAGGAAAAGAACGAGAATGCTGAATTTCGTGTAAAAGAGGTTCAGTACATTCAAGCAGAAGTAGGTCCTTCTCTTGTTCCCTCAACTCTTTTTCTGTTTATTCAATGCTGCTTAAAGGTACCGCTACAATCATATTTCTACTTTAATAGGATTGACTGGACTGGATTTTTAGTCTACTGGAATGGGATactaaattcttatattttcctgCTGTTAAACTGCTGTGTTACGCATCTGCTAAATTTCTGGcatttcttttgatttgtttGAGCAAATGTCTCAGTGCAATAAAAGCATGCTATGCTTATtatggtatatatataaatatgtttagATTATTTGCCTCTGCACCTATTTTTAACCATGCTTCTATAAGCCCATCTCAAGAATATATTTGAGAACTATATTGCTTGTTACCTGTTCTCTTTGCTAGGATTCCTTTGGTTCTGATGTCAACACATTAAGTTCTTGCATTACTTTTCTGCATGCTATTGAGCAGTTTCCTTAACCTAGATCTTTGAATAAACTAGCCAGCATATTTTTTAGCTGTGGTTGTATTTGTACTGAGAAGGTGCTATACTGCTATTTGCCTATGCAAGTTTTAAACTCACTTACCTAAAATGATGCCTGccttttattcaataaaaaaaatctatctcAAATTTTCCTCTTCACCTTTTGTTTTGAGGCTAGCACTTTGTTACCCAAAAATTATAGTTCTCTTGGTTTCTCATCCATTTACAGGTGAAGATAATAAAATGTCTTGTTGAAAACATTGTGGTAGACATATCATTCAACCAGCTTGGTGGGTTATGCACTCTTTGTTTCCTTGAGGAGGTGAGCCGTATATTCTGAACATTCTGAACACCTTGCACTCAATATTCATGTCTGAAACAGGGAACTATGATTGTGTTTCTTCATCTTTACTAAACTCAATCTTGATGATGTAGGTTGATCatttgataaatcaaaatcatttattCAAGCGTAGCATTATATTGATCAAGGCCTGGTGTTATTATGAGAGCCGAATACTGGGTGCTCACCATGGACTTATTTCGACTTATGCTTTGGAGACCTTGGTTCTCTACATATTTCACGTCTTCAACAATTCCTTTACTGGACCACTTGAGGTGCTTTAATAATCTTGCTCTGTAGGTATTGTTGTATTTCTTTGGCCTACTTCTGGAGAGGTCTTTTCTCTGCACTTGCAGGTCCTTTATCGTTTTTTGGAGTTCTTTAGTAGCTTTGACTGGGACAACTTTTGTGTTAGTCTATGGGGTCCTGTACCTATTAGTTCACTTCCAGATGTAACAGGTAATTTGCTACAAAATTGTTGTTTTAAGACTTCATCATTTGATCCATCACAGAAATTATTGGccaattttctagttttaatgTTTTCTTATTGGAAATATTTTACAGCGGAACCTCCTCGGCAAGATAGTGGAGAGCTACTACTTAGTAAATTGTTTCTAGATGCCTGTATCTCAGTATATGCTGTTTTCCCGCGTGGCCAAGAAAACCAGGGACAATCCTTCATTTCCAAGCATTTCAATGTTATTGATCCTTTACGTGTAAACAACAACCTTGGTCGTAGTGTTAGTAAAGGTATTCGAACTCTATCTAATTGGTATTCAACCTTGGTTGTAGTCTTTTCAGTCATTCATCTTTATTTCCTAACCAGATATGTTATGTCTTTGGTACTCTGGTGCATTTGCATGGTTTTGTTGGTTATAAGTTGATACTGGTGcatcaaataaattttgccCCTCTAAATTCCTTTTTCTTATCTTGTTCTTCTGGTATGGCCTGGATTCTAGTTGCTGAGCAAGGGATGATCTCTTATTGGTTTTAAGCCCCCATTATGTTGTTCCTTGATAAGCTGTCACTATGTTggtttttatcaaaatatatatatttttttaatccttcaagagaaaagagaaaattaaacagaaaaggaaaataaatgaaaatttaaaaatcttgattaaaaaaaagtgtGCATTTTCTCACTTGCGTGACATGTCATCTATTTTTGGCATTTAAGAGGACAGGAATATCAGACTGAATTTGCATGTATTGTAATGTGtaatattaataagaaattaatgAGGCTTTTGTTTATTTAGCGTCCATATGGCGATTCTTGATGAATTTTTAAGTGGTATATATGCAAAGCTTATGATAtatgttttgatatttttgttagcACCATCATAAACCTGGATGTTGTCATAGATCTGTCTTAGGCTTGCTAAGATGCTTCATGTATAGTACATACTTCTGCTCCTATTACTTTCATCATTTGGTGTTACACCAGGTGCTGCCTCATTCACTCTATCTTAACTAATTACATTTTAGCATACGCATTATTCAGCTTGGCAAATGTTTTAGACTAGTGCTTATCAGAATCCATTTCATATGATACAATTTCTTTATTCAAATTAGTTATTAGTTGCCTCCTTTGGGGTACATAGGGGGGCATCCAGGATTTTCAACTTCAGCACTCGTCATATTAGACTGAGGGCATTCCCATCACTCAGTTGGATTCCACTTGGCAATGTTATAATCTAGATACCTTCTATATGGATTTCTTGATCTCTTTGCTTTCTAAACTTTTTTTGCACTTGCAAGCAAGCACTCACAAGAAGACATGATGACACAAACTTGTTTACATGCTTGatatcttttcctttcttttaagcCTTTATGATCATCTAAATCCTGTCTGTTAAGAACTTTCTGATCACTTTTCTTGTGGCTATAGTTTATTAGCATGATATTCTATTGGGCTGTATGTATTTTTATGAAACTATATTGCATATCTTTATCCCAGGAAATTTCTTCAGGATACGAAGTGCATTTGCATTTGGCGCCAAAAGGCTGGCAAGGCTACTTGATTGCCCCAAAGAGAACATAATTTTTGAAGTAAATCAGTTTTTCATGAACACATGGGAAAGGCATGGCAGTGGTCATCGTCCTGATACTCCAAGGACTGATTTGTGGCCCAAGAGATTCTCAAATTCAAATCAACTCCATGGGTCTGAAAATTTGGTGAACATTTCAAGCAACAAAAGATTGAACAGTAACTCTGATCATGAAGCTGAGGTTGAGAGGACACATGCTTCACATGGTGTTTCCTGGGAAAACCTGTCTAGAAACAGTGATATTTCTGCAGTCTCTCCTGCTCAAAGCCAAAAGAATCATGGGACCCTGAACAGTTCAAGGATCCCTGATCAGATCAGTCCAGAAATCAATTCTAATCAGGGGGTACATACTGATAGAGATCAGGGAAGTTTCAAGCCTGATCAATTGGTCACTGACCTTCAGGGAAGGTATCTGTTTGCCAGGACACACTCTAGTCCCGAGCTTACTGACACATATACCAAAGGCTCTTCTCGAGGCAGGCATAACAGAGCTCCAGAAAATGGAAAAGACCAGATTACTTCTACAAGACTGGACAATAGCAGGAGGAAGAACCTGGGCTCAGAAATTTTTGTGAGCAATAGTACCATATCAACTGATGATACTTCATCTGTCAGGCATGTCTCATCCCATCAAAGTCTTGACGGATCAGCTGATTCAAACACTACTTTAAATAGTTATTATCATGGCTCAGCCTTGGGTGCCATGGGTGATCAACTTTCTTCTGTCATGGGTACTCAGGGGATGCATCAGGAAGAGCAAGATCTTGTGAACATGATGGCATCTTCTACGCTTCATAATTTCAATGTACAGGTCCATCTGCCGCTAAATTTAGCTCCAGCTCACCTACCTCTTCCATTCTCACCTTCCATTCTAGCTTCAATGGGATATCCTCAGAGAAATTTGACTGGCATGGTTCCTACAAATGTTCCCTTGATCGAGCCTGCTTGGGGGGCCTCAAATATGCAATTTCCTCAAGGTTTGGTTTCTTCATCATTAACTCATTACTTCCCTGGCATTGGATTGAACTTGAATTCTGAAGAGTTGATTGAAACTggcaatgaaaattttggttctttggaaATTATCTCAGGGGAGGCTGATCATGATCTCTGGCATGAGCAGGATGGGGGATCTACTGCAGGGTTTGATCCTAACAATGGAGGTTTTGAGGTGCTTCAGTTAGATAATAAGCAACAGCCAACTTCATCAGGTTTTAACTTTCTGCCTGCATCTAAGGTGGGTGGCTCTAGTGGCTCAATGGGAGTTCAACCAAAGTTCATTAAAGAAAACCTAGGATCAGCCGGGGAAGATCATGTTGATGCTTTCCACCATCAAGATAATAGACAAAATGAAGTTCATTCTGATGGCAGAACTGCAAGTCCAAGGTTTTCGCCTTCTAGGCCCACTAGCCCCTTGAGAAGCAAAACCTCTTCCGAGAGTTCCTGGGATGGATCATCAGCAAAGGTTTCAAAGCCAATGAGGGAAAGACGGGGAAGAAAAACAAGTTCTTCTGCAGAGGCTTCAACTGTGTATGGAAAAGGCAAGATTGTGTCTGAACATGTGCCTTCTCATGTAGATGATGACGACAAAGACTGGAAGCCACCTTCAACCATGGGTTCTGAAAGGGCTGAAAGAAGCATGGCCTCTCAATCTCTGGCTCCTTTGCATGTCCCAAGGCATAACATACCAGGCTTTGAACCAGCTCATGTGGGCGGATCGGATTCGCTAATACCCATTTCTCCAGTGTTTCTAGGTTCTGGTTCACAGCAAAGGGCAGTGGATAATTCTGGGGTGGTTCCCTTTGCCTTTTATCCAACAGGTCCGCCTATTACGTTTCTTACAATGCTGCCAGTTTACAATTTCCCAACTGAGCCAGGAGCTACTGATGCAACGACAAGCCATTTTGGAGGGGACAATGGGGTGGATAACAGTGATTCTAGTCAAAACTTTGATTCATCTGAGGAGCTTGATCAGTCTGGGAATTTAAACACTTCAGGTTGTATGAGAAGGGCAGTTCCTGTTGAACCCTCAGAGGTGCCAAAGTCCGATATTCTTAACAGTGATTTTGCCAGCCATTGGCAGAATTTGCAATATGGGAGGTATTGCCAAAGCCCACACTCTCATGGTCCGCATTCTTATCCTTCACCTATTATGGTACCCCCCATGTATTTACAGGGTCATTTCCCATGGGATGGTCCTGGAAGACCTCTTTCATCCAACATGAACCTCTTCACTCATCTTATGAATTATGGTCCTCGCTTTGTTCCTGTTGCTCCTCTGCAGTCTGTTTCTAATAGACCTGCCAATGTTTATCAACATTATGGTGATGAAGCAACAAGATATCGTACTGGAACTGGGACATACCTACCAAATCCTGTAAGATAGTCTTGCACAAGATTTTGTTGTTCATCAGTTTTATTTCTTGTATATTCACTGTTGAATATGTTGGTGCTTATCTTTTATGCTACTAGAGAGTCCAAGTACTATTTGATTGGAAAATAGGGTTTTCCTAGGGTTGGTTTGCATGTTTCTCACACCTAATTCTTTCCATCAATATTAGCCTGTACATCAATTGTATTCTGTTGTAAATCTTTCAAGGATCTGGGTGGACATGCTGGCTCAGGTGTGTTTTAGTTGTATGAGCCATGCATTTCCAAATCTTATGATGTGGGTAAATGATTTAATTGTTGCAGTTCTAATGTATCATATATCTTCTTCTGCACCCTTGGTTATGACGAAGTATTcactcattttaaaaatttctgtATAACATTAGTGTCTCAGTCAACTGTTGTTTATGTATCTGACAGCAAGCATGGTTGGCACATATCTCAAACCCATGTATTTCATTTCATCTGAGTCATGAACATATTTTTTCTTCCAATGTTTAAGCTTGGACACGTTTGACTTCTAATATGCtgcaattttattttggttttcttcaGAAGGTGTCTGCTAGGGAACGACATGCTTCAAATTCCAGAAGGGGGAATTATCATCATGATAGGGGTAACCACAATGGTGACAGAGAAGGGAACTGGAATATCAACTCAAAATCAAGAACTGCTGGCCGCAATCATAGTCGTAACCAAGCTGACAAATCAAGCTCAAGACTGGATAGGTTGGCAGCAAGTGAGAGCCGAGCTGACAGGCCAAGGGGCTCATACAGACATGACTCATTTCCCTCCTACCATTCCCAGAATGGTCCATTGCATGTGAACTCCCCTCAGAGTGGTTCTGCCAGTGTGGCTTATGGCATGTATCCAATCCCAACAGTGAACCCCAATGAAGTGTCATCCAATGGACCAAATGTTCCATCTGTAGTCATGGTCTATCCATATGAACATAACACCAATTATGGTTCACAGGCTGAACAGCCTGAGTTTGGGGCCATTGGAACTGCAGGTTTCTCAGGTATGAACAAAGAAGCTCTGCTGAATGAGGGAACAGGTGCGTTTGAGGAACAAAGGTTTCATAGTGGCATTAGTCAACAGTCTCCATCAGACCAGCCTTCTTCACCTCACTGCCAAAGGTAATTGGTTTCCCTCTGCTGTTGCAATTTGTACTCTCTACTGAATAAGTTATTTGAGAAGAAAAACTAGGTTCTAATTGTGTAACTGGAAGTTGCCGGTGTGTGTGGAGTGGGGCTTTGGGTACATATGGTGTCCCCTATCTTCTTTTTACCTCGATAATATGGCAACAGTATCAATGTGTCCAAGCTTGCAGGTCCTGCTTCTTTGATACAAAGTTGCATGTGGCCTCTTTGTTGATCATGATTCTTGCTAACTGTTTGCTTCTCTAGTTGATTTACCCTAGTCCTCTTTGATTCTCAAGTCAATGTACTCTTGTCTTCTTTGATTCTTGAGTCGATGTACTGAATCCTCCTGAATGGACCTTTGCCCCAAGACCCCTTCGGATTCAAGTGCTTTTCCATCTCTTCCTTTCATTGGATGAGCAATGTAGTTTTATTGCCAGGCTTGACATATACTTTGCTGCTCTGCCATTGTTAATTAACAAGGTTATCATGGAGACATATGTGAGGAGTCAATAGCTCGTTTTTATCATGCTCAATAGTAGTGTTTGTTAACCAAATGGCAGCCCCTTATCCTGCTTTTGTGCTTAAAGGGTTTCTCATCTTTATTTCAGTTAGAACTGGATCTTTAGATTCATCCTAAATTTTCTGTGGGTGCTAACCATTTTGAATGTTGTCATTGTCATACTTAGTATGGCTTAGCGTGTCGTCACTCCAAGGCGAATGGTTGGTATCTATACTTTGGATAGCTCGTGCGTTACACATTTGACGCCATGGCTGAATTTTAACTCTAGTTTCGCTTATTAGTTTTTTGCAAGCTGTTTCTTTTATACTTTATCATATGGTTTCCATTTTTCCACTGGGATCATTTTGTGATGCTTTTTAATGTACCATCTTAACAGGAGGATTTGATTATTTTGCCAGATCAGTGGCTCAGAGGAATTATCAGTTGAAAAATGAGGATTTTCTGCCTCTTGCAATTCCAGACCTGAGGAAAACCCATAACAAGAGAAACTATAATTGGAAATCCTCCAGTAACGGGCCTTGTTGTTCTCCCCTCACTTCTGATGTGACGGTTTCTTAAAATTTTGCTCCACAAATGGCGTCCTTCCTCTACTGGCTTACTGCATGCACCAGTGTACAATACAAAGTTGTCTTCCAACCTTTCCTCTTTCCAGTATTAAGGAAGAGTGGTGGTAAAGGGAAGCAGGATTCAGTGGCTAGATctatctctttttctctttttctcatcCCTTTTTTGAACTTTAGGTTTGAATTCTCGTACAGGGTTTGTACCATTAGgcatttttgtttcattttctcCACTGTGTACTAGCTCAGTATTACATTCTTGTTCAAAATCCATTTCATTGATGGAGTTAGAAGGCTACGCTTTTGATATTGGCAGTTGATTCTATAGATTCCTTGTTGAGATGGCCAAGCAGTCCTATGGAACATACCCAGCTGCTACTTTGAgtgggtttttttatttatttatttatttatttttattattatttttttttaggtgaaAGTAGCTGTATTAAATGcggaaacaaaaaatatacaaagtATATACAAGGCACttaaaaaggccaaaaaaaaaaaaacacaagggGGATTGAGTTACACAGAATCAAGAGACACTCTCCCACACCTCCTCTCCCATTTGGCTAAGAAGCCCTCTAAGAAACCCCTTTT
The sequence above is drawn from the Vitis riparia cultivar Riparia Gloire de Montpellier isolate 1030 chromosome 15, EGFV_Vit.rip_1.0, whole genome shotgun sequence genome and encodes:
- the LOC117932120 gene encoding uncharacterized protein LOC117932120 isoform X3 gives rise to the protein MGQHEGWAQPTGLLPNGLLPNEGSSAIRVLDTERWLIAEERTAELIACIQPNQRSEELRNAVADYVQRIVVQCFPCQVFTFGSVPLKTYLPDGDIDLAAFSNNQNLKDTWANQVRDMLQSEEKNENAEFRVKEVQYIQAEVKIIKCLVENIVVDISFNQLGGLCTLCFLEEVDHLINQNHLFKRSIILIKAWCYYESRILGAHHGLISTYALETLVLYIFHVFNNSFTGPLEVLYRFLEFFSSFDWDNFCVSLWGPVPISSLPDVTAEPPRQDSGELLLSKLFLDACISVYAVFPRGQENQGQSFISKHFNVIDPLRVNNNLGRSVSKGNFFRIRSAFAFGAKRLARLLDCPKENIIFEVNQFFMNTWERHGSGHRPDTPRTDLWPKRFSNSNQLHGSENLVNISSNKRLNSNSDHEAEVERTHASHGVSWENLSRNSDISAVSPAQSQKNHGTLNSSRIPDQISPEINSNQGVHTDRDQGSFKPDQLVTDLQGRYLFARTHSSPELTDTYTKGSSRGRHNRAPENGKDQITSTRLDNSRRKNLGSEIFVSNSTISTDDTSSVRHVSSHQSLDGSADSNTTLNSYYHGSALGAMGDQLSSVMGTQGMHQEEQDLVNMMASSTLHNFNVQVHLPLNLAPAHLPLPFSPSILASMGYPQRNLTGMVPTNVPLIEPAWGASNMQFPQGLVSSSLTHYFPGIGLNLNSEELIETGNENFGSLEIISGEADHDLWHEQDGGSTAGFDPNNGGFEVLQLDNKQQPTSSGFNFLPASKVGGSSGSMGVQPKFIKENLGSAGEDHVDAFHHQDNRQNEVHSDGRTASPRFSPSRPTSPLRSKTSSESSWDGSSAKVSKPMRERRGRKTSSSAEASTVYGKGKIVSEHVPSHVDDDDKDWKPPSTMGSERAERSMASQSLAPLHVPRHNIPGFEPAHVGGSDSLIPISPVFLGSGSQQRAVDNSGVVPFAFYPTGPPITFLTMLPVYNFPTEPGATDATTSHFGGDNGVDNSDSSQNFDSSEELDQSGNLNTSGCMRRAVPVEPSEVPKSDILNSDFASHWQNLQYGRYCQSPHSHGPHSYPSPIMVPPMYLQGHFPWDGPGRPLSSNMNLFTHLMNYGPRFVPVAPLQSVSNRPANVYQHYGDEATRYRTGTGTYLPNPKVSARERHASNSRRGNYHHDRGNHNGDREGNWNINSKSRTAGRNHSRNQADKSSSRLDRLAASESRADRPRGSYRHDSFPSYHSQNGPLHVNSPQSGSASVAYGMYPIPTVNPNEVSSNGPNVPSVVMVYPYEHNTNYGSQAEQPEFGAIGTAGFSGMNKEALLNEGTGAFEEQRFHSGISQQSPSDQPSSPHCQRRI